The genomic stretch ATCGCTGGCGTTAGGCGGCACAGACCACAATGTAGGAGAACTCGACTCCATGAAGACGCAGTTTTATACGGCGACGAGTCTCGATGGCTTCATTGCCACCGAAGATGACTCATTGGATTGGCTTTTCCAGCTGGGTTGTGCGAATGACACGGACTATCCGGCATTC from Dehalococcoidia bacterium encodes the following:
- a CDS encoding dihydrofolate reductase, with product MKTQFYTATSLDGFIATEDDSLDWLFQLGCANDTDYPAF